In Lycium barbarum isolate Lr01 chromosome 9, ASM1917538v2, whole genome shotgun sequence, the DNA window aagaactcaagagaaattcatgatcaacttcatcaaatcaacaaaaccaagtgtaagaaacgcattggagttcatccaagtcaagaaatctcattggaagtgaactagggttttggctcaagtgaagtatttccactcaaagataattcctacactatctaaggtaatttttatgatcattccatgttgtttaagatattgagaggttgaaagacttagattatgaaaggagatagaaaatgggttacgaaaataggaataatgagattttgagtagtagcttggaatgagtcatgattcttgatatgttttaattatgattatgttataaattatattaaagacatgggataagcattatatgtgagtaaatgtaatagtgaactatgaccatgattatggaggaattgaagtgaaattttgAAACGTGGATAATGTAGAGTGAATGAAGATTgctggttataatattgtgaatgttattatagatgtttgggagttgatatatgatatgaggaaagttttataaacgaaggaaatgctgcctaattttctctagctttaatcaagtatgcttaagctatcgattatctaatgttagtacaaaactccattgaaggtagaaacgagaacaTTGGAGAAGAACGTTCAAGCgttagagtagctaaacgaaaaggtatataaggctaatccctccttttctaaggcatgaatcctatgacatgatttttccttATTCTCCATGATCTTCTTTTATTccagaaattatgagtctatgttcatgaagagccttATATGAAACGAAGTAAGAGACacgttatgagtatgataataaTATAAtgcttctacaaagctaatgatccaaGTTATGATTAATTGATGTCGTTCTTTATGCTACACTCACCtaatatgctaattccttcaaggtgaggcagaatatttatgaaactccataatggaatcgggggttcaggaccttatgtcacctcgataaaatatgaTTATCTTTGAGTTCCTAAACATGCATCATGATGagagatgatgataatgatgctatgatgagttCAAATTTTGTATTCTTATGATCTCATGACTGTTGCTtcttgttgttggtctcacctcatgtttttagttccttcaaagtgagacatgatGATTACGATTATTCCATAACCTCATCGGAGgtccccgaccttacgtcactccgatagattgatagcttatatttgagctctcatgcatgcattagcttatgtatatgtaaaattacaccgtgtctatatggcacgggcagcaccgctaaggcgggcggcttatagatgattacatcgtgtctatatggcatgggcagcacAACAAGTGGAcaacatgagatggtaccccggacgcgggaggcctggacgcgggataatgattatcacaccgtacctatatggtcgggcaacttatacatatatctatacatgatatgatgatgattatggagtaagccagcatgcattatttcttttataattgatagtcagttgcaggttgctccttatttgatgcttccttatttcattgatgtattgttattgttgatgccttacatactcagtacaatattcgtactgacgtccggtttctttggacgctgtatgcatgctcacaggtagacagggagacggtgcagatccatagaagctatcagtagatttacaggagcactccattattccggaggtgctatttgatttattattttgtgaacatatttgggcacggcggggtcctgtcccgtccatatgtctagtactctagtagaggctcgtagatacatatgtgtgagtagtatggtctcacgatgtccttattgtgtgtgtgtgtgtatatatatatatatatatatatataattttgatagccgaagggcttatgtatataaaggtaagtatgtttcaaatgaaaatggttttcctatgattatgagcacaagaataatgaagaaacgtataatgagtatgataagtaatagaatgagtggtgctcgatggttagctccgggtacccgtcatggcccctagtcgggttgtgacaattGGCGGGGTTGAAATACCTCAAGGACCTGTCACGAAGAGGATGAAGTTCTCTATCATGAGGGAGAAGAGGAGCAGGGGCTACGTACTGgatggattcatttcgttcagcaaTGAGGAAGTGGAAGGCATCACCCAGCCTCACAATGATGCCCTGGTAATCTTTGTACTTACAAATAAAACTCAAGTTATACGTATTTTAATTGATCTAGGTAGCTCGGCAAATATCATCCGATGGAAGGTCGTCAAACAACTGGGTCTGTTGGATCAAACCGTACCAACAAGCCGGGTCTTGAACGAGTTCAACATGGACTGTGAAACTACCAAAGGAAAGATCACCTTGCCCGTAAATACAATCGGAGTTGTGCAACACACAAAGTTCTACGTCATTGATGGAGAAATAAAGTCCAATGCCTTGTTCGGGAGACCTTGGATACACGTAATGAGAGCAGTGCCCTCTACACTACACCAGATACTGAAATTTCCAACCCTCGATGGGATAAAGATATTTCGGGGAGAGCAGCTAGCCGCTAaagagatgttcgcggtcgaggaagctgCTCCAAAAGAACCCGCACTGAAGGACCCAACAGTAAGCCGCACTAAGAATTCAGACGTGGACAAAAAGGCCAAATAGTAATCACAGAATGTGGTGGCCGAAGAGGAAGACGGATTCGGCATACCAAGATCCTTCGTGCTGCCAGACGAATCTGATGCAACGAAGTCAATAATAGAAGAACTGGAACAAGTCATCCTTTTCGTCTATCTCCCAGAcaggaaggtatacctgggcacgggacTTATCCTGGAGCTCAGGagtaagttaattgaatttcttaaagCTAATTCAGATTGTTTTGTATGGTCCCATTTAAACATGACAGGAATTCCACCGGAAGTAACCACTTACCGATTAAGCTTGGACCGGAGTTTCCCCCTGGTAAAACAGAAATGAAGGCCAATGTCAAAGGCCAAACACGCATTTGTCAAAGAGGAGGTAACAAAGTTGTTAAAATGGGGTCCATCCGGGAGGTCAAATACCCAGATTGGTTAGCCAACGTCGTAGTCGTACCAAAGAAAGgtaaataaatttagaatgtgtatCGACTTTAAAGATTTGAATAAGGCGTGTCCAAAGGATTCTTTCCCTTTGCCTCACTTCGATTGAATGATAGATGCGATGGTCGGACAGGCTCTGCTCAGTTTTCTTGAAGCATACTCGGGGTACAATCAAATCCGAATGAACCCGGAAGATCAGGAAAAAACATCTTTCATAACAAGATATGGGActtattgttataatgtaatgccctttggattaaaaaatgctgaAGCCACCTATCAACGCCTTGTTAACAAATGTTCAAATAACAAATAGGAAATACGATGGAAGTTTACATTGATGACGTtctagttaagtccctggaaacagaggaccattttaGGCATTTACAGGAGAATCCAGCGAAATGTGCCTTCGAGTCAGGTCGGGTAAGTTTTAGGATTTATGGTGTCGAACCAAGGAATTGAAATTAACCCAGATAAGATAAAAGCCATCGAAGACATCAGGGTGGTCAAAAATATGAAGGGCGTACAAAAGCTAACCAGGAGAATCGTGACCTTAAGCAGATTCATTTCCAGATCCTCAGACaaaagtcatcgtttcttctccctCGAGAGAGAAAAACACCGAAGCAAATGCTTTGGCGAACTTGGGCTCCGCAATAGAAACGGAGGGACTAAACTTGGGCCAGTTGTCCAGTTGATGAGTTCGGTTATAGAAAACAATCAAGCCGACGTCAACGCAACAAgtttgacttgggattggcggAATAAGTACATAGATTATCTGGTGGATGGGAAGCTGCCAACGGATCCTAAGGAATCACGTGCACTATGAACTAAGGCAACAAGATACAGCATGGTTGATGGTAGGCTATACCAACGTTCCTTCTATGGCCCCCTCGCCAGATGTCTAGGGCCCGGCGAAGCCGATTATGTAATGTGAGAAATACACGAAGGGACGTGCGACAATCATTTCGGAGTAGAGTCATTGGTTCGAAAGTTAATCCGAGCAGGTTACTATTGGGATCATAAGAAAGAGGATGCGAAAAAATTCATCCGCAAAAGCGACTAATGTCAGAGACACGCCCAGATGATACACCAGCCGGGCGAGTTGCTGCACCCTGTGCTTTCCTCATGGCCGTTCATGAAATAGGAGATGGCTATAGTCGGAACTCTACCCTCGGTACCCGGTAAGGCTCGCTTTATATTATTTATAACTGACTTTTTTTTAAGTGGGTTAAAGCATAGACATTTCAAAAGGTCTTGGAAAAAGAGGTCATAAccttcatatgggaccatattatTTGCCGATTTGGCATCCCGACCGAGATCACATGTGACAATGGTCGACAATTCATAGGAGCCAAGGTAAGCAATTTCCTCGAAGGACTGAAGATAAAGAAAATCATGTCAACTCCGTACCACCCGAATGCCAATggacaagcggaatccacaaACAAAACCATAATTCAGAACTTAAGAAAGCATCTCGATGAGGctaaaggttttttttttgttggaaggAAGTCCACCTCGAGATATTATGGGTGTACAGAACAACACCGAAATCGAGCACAGGGGAAACACCATTTTCTCTGGTGTGTGGCACAGAGGCTCTAATCCTGGTAGAGGTAGGTGAGCCCAGCTTAAGGTTCCAATACGGCACAAAAGAATCAAATGACGAAGCTATGGCTATAAAACTCAATTTGACGGAGGAATTGCGCGAAGTCACTTTAGTCCGACTAGCAGCCCAAAAACAACGAATGGGTAGGTACTACAACCAAAATACGAACCTTCGACATTTCCAAATCGGGGATAGTCCTTCGAAAGGTAACACTGCATATGAAAAACACCAATGAAGGAAAACTTGGGccaaactgggaaggaccgtacaatgTAACCAGAATAACGGGTAAAGAGTCTTATCAGCTCGAGACAATGGATGGACAACAGGTGCCGAACAATTGGAATGTAGCACACCTAAAGAGATACTATTGCTGAGGTACGAACTTAGCTCTAGTGAATTTCTTAAACCTGTTAGTTGACCCTTGCAGGCAGTAGCACAAACCAAGCTGTGATAGCCGGATTTAGGTCGGAAAATACATCTAGCACTCTTTTTCGCTTAGCCCGATTTTGTCCCGACTTGGGTTTGCCAGCAAGGTTTTTGATGAGGAAAAATTTTATAGCGTGTTACTTAAAACGTCGAAGACTGGCCACGAGCCGAGACTAGGGATTCCCTGACAACAATGATAGTGTTTTTCTTCTCATACTTCAAACATAAACAATGAGGGACTAGAGCATATAGCCTCCGTGAGATGAACTGATGGCATTGAAGGGTTTGTGCTAGATTACATTGTAAGGGCCAAATGACCGAATGAGTCGTGCCCAGATAGATTAttttgtaagggccaaacgaccgAATGAGTCGTGCCCGAATAGATTATTTTATAAAGGCCAAACGACTAAATGAGTCATGCCCGGATAATTATGAAATGAGAAGAACACTTCGGTTTAGACACTGTCGAATTTCAATATCGAATCAAAACATGAACCGTTCATGTTTCCACATATTCCCTTTCGAAAGGGACTATCCACTATAATAAGACAAATAAACTACGAGCCCAAACAAATTCCAAGAGAATTAAGCTCGATGCAAATACAAAGGTGTTAACAATTCAAACTAAGCCTAAGCACCATCAAAATTCTTTTATGGTCGAAAATATCGACCTAAAATGCCCAATATGgattcggagacgtccgaattcacgaGCATAAAATAAGGCCCACAAAAACATAAATGATCAGGAAACAGCCTCAAGTCAGTAAGGCTCAATGGATAAGCCCACATTGCTCTAAGAATGAGCTTAATTCGGTAAGTCCAAAAATATCCACATTGTATTCGGCCCAAACATCAAAAGAAAAGAGGTTGCACCAAACCCAAAAACCATCATATATATAGGCCCAAGATATGCAACATCATCCAAAATTTACATGCGGGAACCAAAAACCAAAAATATAAAAACAAACCCAAAAACACAAGAGCCTATCTACTCCTCCTCCGAAGAGGCCGGATCTTCAGAGTTCGAGAGGTCATTCTCGAAGCTTTCACCATTAAAAGCTTTGTCTGTCTTGGCTTCCATCTCCTCGGCCTGAGCGATCTTGGCTCCAATGACCTCGAGGCCTTGCTCCTAGATCTCACGAAGAGTGTGAATCGGAGTCAGCCATTTAATATGCTCGGCCTTCAGAACGGAGCGATCAGTGGCCGCTTGGACATCAACAACAACTTGATCTTGGATTTGGCGATGAGCTGCCAATGAATGGTTTAGTTGGTTGGTTAGGTTTTTCACGACCTTGGCTTGATCATCCGCAGCCTTTTGGGCTGTTTTCAGAATCTCTCTCTTTGCAGAGCACTCGGTCATCAACCTGTCGAACTCAGACTTAAGAGAATTGAGCTCTTGCCTAATAGCCGAAATGGAAGCCATCCATTCTTCAAAGGCTTCGGAAGAAACCTCGGCCTCCATGACCAATCTTTCTTTATCCACCTGAAGGATGGTATACTTCTTGGCCATGTCCGCCAAATCATTCCCCAATCGGAGGTTCTTTTTCCTAGCAAGGGCAAACTCAGTTTTAGTCAAATCAAGTTCAGCCTTGGTGACGTTGAGATCGGCCTTAACGGCGTCAACCTCGGCTTTAAGAATGGAAGCGTCATCGGATTCTGACAGCCGCTTCTCTGCCTCTCGAAGAAGGGTCTCAAATTTGTGTGTTTCATGACCCAGGCATCCATTTGACCCCGAGCATCGTCAAACTGACTTCGCAGCTCACCATTCTCTTTTGAGCACCGAAGAAAGCCCTTTTGCAGCAACACCACGGCCTGCATTTGAGAATGGGTTAATATGATAGTAAAATTAAAAGGTGTGAAACTAGAGGTTATTTCACTAGTACATACCCGGTTGGAGGAGTGCATGCTCTTATTTAGGAGACACGACATCGAGACGTTGTCCATCTTTTCCCGATCTTCACGGGACACCAAAGGCTGGAGATAGCTAGCCACACCAACCGTACGGGATAGAAAATACGTATCCTTCGGTGCAGATACAACTGTAGATTTCATCTTCCTCGGGTCAGCACTTGGAGTGGGAAACGTACCCACAAGGTTAGACCGAGAACCCGATTCAGTAATATGCAAAGGTCACCTTCTACCTTGGGGGATCAGGAGGTTAAAACCCAAAGGGTCAGCCCAAACTACATCGGCTGGGGTAACCTCTTCCAGCATGATATCAAGGTCTTTTTCGTGTAAAGAGGGGAAAGAAGAAGCCCTAGCCAAATTAGTCATGTCGGTGGCATGCTCTTCACAGGATGGATCATCCTCGATCGCGATGACATTACTAGAGATTCAGACTGGACTCCCTAAAGGCTGCTGGGAGCCAACATCGGATATCCCATACGAATCAACGTGCTTCGAGTCCACGCTAACCATAGTAAGGTTAACCACGGGCGTCGCAGTTTGCTGTATGCGGAAGGCaatcataaaatcatcatcatccttCTCGGGGACATCCTTCAGTGACCGTAAGGACTCACTACGGGTCTTGGCAGAATTCTTTATTTTATGACCCGCAGAGGATGAAGGCTGGGAGGGCCTGCTCCATTTCCTACTTTTGACCAGCTCGATAACGAGTTGCTTGGTGTTGGCCGGATCGAACATTGAACCATCTCTAAGGGGCGCGGACAGAGGCTCCCTTAACTAGGTTTTGTTTCTCTTTAAGCCTACAAATAGAACAGGAAATCACGGGCCAAAAAAACCTAAAAATATAACCAGGGTGCGATGTCCGAGATGACTCACCGTGACTTTTCACCTCCCATTTGCCCGAGGATAAGTGGCTCCAGGATAGGAGCTCGTGAGGGCATTGGGCCATGAGGTTCTCAAGCCACTTCTAAAGATCATCAATAACACTGAGCACCCACTTCTTGGCTATAAAACAAGAAAACGGAATGTGAATAAAAACAGTTGGAAATATACCGAAGAGAATTTTTAGGCATCGAAgttgttatatcccacattttttgtgaattcggaaaatttgaaataatgttgacttgtaagaaatgaggctgtgtttttattttatttaatgcaAGTGTGATGTGCGTGAAAGATAAATGTGGAAACATGGAAGAAGTCCGAGGGTaagattggaattttggaaattagttccgCGAACTACCAAGTGGGATCCATCACtagttgggctcaaaaaaaaaaaaaagaggcccaaatttaagaggggtggccggccatagaggtgaaaatgggccaagcccatgaaaATTTTATTCATGTGATTAATTATAATAAAAGGAGGATTATTTTCATTTTGggttcaagaagcttcaagaaagaaaaagaagagttgAGAGCAACAAAAAGGGGCCAAGGGTTC includes these proteins:
- the LOC132611968 gene encoding uncharacterized protein LOC132611968, with translation MAPSRVVTIGGVEIPQGPVTKRMKFSIMREKRSRGYVLDGFISFSNEEVEGITQPHNDALVIFVLTNKTQVIRILIDLGSSANIIRWKVVKQLGLLDQTVPTSRVLNEFNMDCETTKGKITLPVNTIGVVQHTKFYVIDGEIKSNALFGRPWIHVMRAVPSTLHQILKFPTLDGIKIFRGEQLAAKEMFAVEEAAPKEPALKDPTVSRTKNSDVDKKAK